A single genomic interval of Armigeres subalbatus isolate Guangzhou_Male chromosome 1, GZ_Asu_2, whole genome shotgun sequence harbors:
- the LOC134208226 gene encoding uncharacterized protein LOC134208226 isoform X2: MSSRSPSRHAHSEEAIRKCLDEIVKGSSVKSTCNKYGISRSTIRYRLSSKWQKTTKHGPPSVLSKEEEDKICVWIIGMQQRGFPVQRRSLLLKVQEFLSANPRKTPFKNNCPEEVTSASARVSEKDIRNWFKEVYQWLDRHGMSDILIDSSRVFNGDETSFYLHPKTKEVIAQRGSKNVYEVEQACSKQNVTVMFSFSASGLVVNPLVILPGQRIRKEIAQGFPSEWGLGQSERGWMTSHNFGEYMKKVFHPFLLQKGIKLPIILFVDGHSSHVGIEVADLCQQLGVILIALYPNTTRITQPADVSIFKPLKDQWKNEVDDWRSKQPDVSFTLRHFGGVLQEAVAKGIKKDSITNGFRVCGLFPFDAENVDYTKCIAKSSNNTVSPPVVPSQQTSLPNIDTPVTNETADEPVLSDAKSVEVLIGNTSATVTHQLFTSNTDPPTSDVNIPFTVSSAYVPIHKDKIKKAIEVMGRSTLSKIQRLNADLSHEEQVLQYFYKEFIRPFTTFANNSFEDDHIEQNAMVEIEEDDTIMGELLIDNDGNVTISAAQYFEEKDVIRSLKESMASSDITTDTDTEALNNSVSMSFGTTENICVDSTSGHPVPNILRDTTNVVSQTRKKSISEFLKIPPTPRRSAKHRSYTKKYFPVLTAGERIEEIRKAEQEKQENEIQKKIRAAERTEARRRTEEAKKERAEKRKQKKLNEESVKEEKENCNSKRIRKATTTTQRVKSKKLKTEH, from the exons ATGTCGTCACGAAGTCCCTCCCGGCATGCGCACAGTGAAGAAGCAATCAGAAAGTGTCTCGACGAAATCGTGAAGGGCTCTTCTGTAAAATCCACCTGTAATAAATACGGAATCTCTCGATCTACTATTCGATACCGATTGAGCAGCAAATGGCAAAAAACAACCAAACATGGACCACCCAGTGTTCTCTCtaaggaagaagaagataaaattTGTGTCTGGATCATTGGGATGCAACAGCGTGGTTTCCCCGTACAGCGCCGTTCTCTGCTCCTCAAAGTCCAAGAGTTTTTGTCTGCTAATCCCAGGAAAActccatttaaaaataattgccctG AGGAAGTAACATCTGCTAGTGCTCGTGTAAGCGAAAAAGATATTCGGAATTGGTTTAAGGAAGTCTATCAGTGGCTGGACCGCCATGGAATGAGTGATATCCTAATTGACTCATCCCGTGTGTTTAACGGAGATGAAACCTCCTTTTATCTTCATCCGAAAACTAAAGAAGTCATTGCACAGAGAGGAAGCAAAAACGTCTACGAAGTGGAACAAGCCTGCAGCAAGCAAAACGTTACCGTGATGTTTTCGTTCAGCGCATCCGGACTGGTGGTAAATCCACTGGTCATTCTTCCAGGGCAGAGAATCAGAAAGGAAATCGCGCAAGGATTTCCCTCAGAATGGGGACTTGGGCAGAGTGAGCGTGGGTGGATGACATCTCACAACTTCGGTGAATACATGAAGAAAGTTTTCCACCCTTTTCTACTTCAAAAAGGAATCAAGCTCCCTATAATATTGTTTGTGGACGGCCATTCTTCTCACGTAGGAATAGAAGTGGCAGATTTGTGTCAGCAGCTGGGAGTCATTCTAATTGCTTTATATCCTAACACAACCCGTATTACGCAACCAGCCGACGTCTCTATTTTCAAACCATTAAAAGATCAGTGGAAGAACGAAGTAGATGACTGGCGTTCGAAGCAACCAGATGTTAGCTTCACATTGCGTCACTTTGGAGGTGTGCTACAGGAAGCAGTAGCAAAGGGAATTAAAAAGGACAGTATTACTAACGGTTTTCGTGTGTGCGGTTTGTTCCCTTTCGATGCTGAGAACGTTGATTACACTAAATGCATAGCGAAATCGTCGAATAACACTGTGTCTCCTCCTGTAGTTCCCAGTCAGCAGACTTCATTACCCAATATTGATACACCCGTAACAAACGAAACAGCTGATGAACCCGTACTGTCCGATGCAAAAAGTGTTGAGGTATTAATCGGAAATACTTCAGCTACAGTAACCCACCAACTGTTCACCAGTAACACTGACCCACCCACATCTGATGTGAATATTCCATTCACAGTGTCTTCTGCCTATGTGCCCATTCACAAAGACAAAATCAAAAAAGCAATTGAAGTTATGGGAAGATCTACGCTTTCGAAGATTCAACGACTAAACGCTGATTTGTCTCATGAGGAGCAGGTTCTTCAATATTTCTACAAAGAGTTTATTCGCCCTTTTACGACCTTCGCAAATAACTCATTTGAGGACGACCACattgaacaaaatgcaatggTTGAAATTGAGGAGGATGACACAATAATGGGAGAGTTATTGATCGATAATGACGGAAACGTAACCATCTCGGCGGCTCAATATTTTGAGGAAAAGGATGTGATTCGTTCCTTGAAAGAATCGATGGCAAGCAGTGACATAACCACAGACACAGACACCGAAGCACTCAATAATTCCGTTTCAATGAGCTTTGGCACTACTGAAAATATATGCGTTG acTCAACTTCTGGTCACCCTGTTCCCAACATTCTCAGAGATACAACAAACGTTGTATCGCAAACAAGGAAGAAAAGTATTTCCGAATTTCTTAAGATTCCACCAACCCCTCGACGAAGCGCGAAGCATCGAAGCTATACCAAAAAATACTTTCCCGTTCTGACGGCCGGAGAACGTATTGAGGAAATAAGAAAAGCAGAGcaagaaaaacaagaaaatgaaattcaaaagaaaattaGAGCAGCAGAACGAACAGAAGCTAGAAGAAGAACCGAAGAAGCCAAGAAGGAGCGGGCCGAGAAACGAAAGCAAAAAAAGTTGAATGAGGAATCagtgaaagaagaaaaagaaaattgtaaTTCGAAGAGAATTCGAAAAGCGACTACTACAACTCAGAGAGTAAAGTCGAAGAAGTTGAAAACAGAACATTAA
- the LOC134208226 gene encoding uncharacterized protein LOC134208226 isoform X1 → MSSRSPSRHAHSEEAIRKCLDEIVKGSSVKSTCNKYGISRSTIRYRLSSKWQKTTKHGPPSVLSKEEEDKICVWIIGMQQRGFPVQRRSLLLKVQEFLSANPRKTPFKNNCPGRKWFNSFMRRHPTLSLRTPEEVTSASARVSEKDIRNWFKEVYQWLDRHGMSDILIDSSRVFNGDETSFYLHPKTKEVIAQRGSKNVYEVEQACSKQNVTVMFSFSASGLVVNPLVILPGQRIRKEIAQGFPSEWGLGQSERGWMTSHNFGEYMKKVFHPFLLQKGIKLPIILFVDGHSSHVGIEVADLCQQLGVILIALYPNTTRITQPADVSIFKPLKDQWKNEVDDWRSKQPDVSFTLRHFGGVLQEAVAKGIKKDSITNGFRVCGLFPFDAENVDYTKCIAKSSNNTVSPPVVPSQQTSLPNIDTPVTNETADEPVLSDAKSVEVLIGNTSATVTHQLFTSNTDPPTSDVNIPFTVSSAYVPIHKDKIKKAIEVMGRSTLSKIQRLNADLSHEEQVLQYFYKEFIRPFTTFANNSFEDDHIEQNAMVEIEEDDTIMGELLIDNDGNVTISAAQYFEEKDVIRSLKESMASSDITTDTDTEALNNSVSMSFGTTENICVDSTSGHPVPNILRDTTNVVSQTRKKSISEFLKIPPTPRRSAKHRSYTKKYFPVLTAGERIEEIRKAEQEKQENEIQKKIRAAERTEARRRTEEAKKERAEKRKQKKLNEESVKEEKENCNSKRIRKATTTTQRVKSKKLKTEH, encoded by the exons ATGTCGTCACGAAGTCCCTCCCGGCATGCGCACAGTGAAGAAGCAATCAGAAAGTGTCTCGACGAAATCGTGAAGGGCTCTTCTGTAAAATCCACCTGTAATAAATACGGAATCTCTCGATCTACTATTCGATACCGATTGAGCAGCAAATGGCAAAAAACAACCAAACATGGACCACCCAGTGTTCTCTCtaaggaagaagaagataaaattTGTGTCTGGATCATTGGGATGCAACAGCGTGGTTTCCCCGTACAGCGCCGTTCTCTGCTCCTCAAAGTCCAAGAGTTTTTGTCTGCTAATCCCAGGAAAActccatttaaaaataattgccctG GCCGGAAATGGTTCAACTCTTTTATGCGACGACATCCTACATTGTCCCTCCGAACACCAGAGGAAGTAACATCTGCTAGTGCTCGTGTAAGCGAAAAAGATATTCGGAATTGGTTTAAGGAAGTCTATCAGTGGCTGGACCGCCATGGAATGAGTGATATCCTAATTGACTCATCCCGTGTGTTTAACGGAGATGAAACCTCCTTTTATCTTCATCCGAAAACTAAAGAAGTCATTGCACAGAGAGGAAGCAAAAACGTCTACGAAGTGGAACAAGCCTGCAGCAAGCAAAACGTTACCGTGATGTTTTCGTTCAGCGCATCCGGACTGGTGGTAAATCCACTGGTCATTCTTCCAGGGCAGAGAATCAGAAAGGAAATCGCGCAAGGATTTCCCTCAGAATGGGGACTTGGGCAGAGTGAGCGTGGGTGGATGACATCTCACAACTTCGGTGAATACATGAAGAAAGTTTTCCACCCTTTTCTACTTCAAAAAGGAATCAAGCTCCCTATAATATTGTTTGTGGACGGCCATTCTTCTCACGTAGGAATAGAAGTGGCAGATTTGTGTCAGCAGCTGGGAGTCATTCTAATTGCTTTATATCCTAACACAACCCGTATTACGCAACCAGCCGACGTCTCTATTTTCAAACCATTAAAAGATCAGTGGAAGAACGAAGTAGATGACTGGCGTTCGAAGCAACCAGATGTTAGCTTCACATTGCGTCACTTTGGAGGTGTGCTACAGGAAGCAGTAGCAAAGGGAATTAAAAAGGACAGTATTACTAACGGTTTTCGTGTGTGCGGTTTGTTCCCTTTCGATGCTGAGAACGTTGATTACACTAAATGCATAGCGAAATCGTCGAATAACACTGTGTCTCCTCCTGTAGTTCCCAGTCAGCAGACTTCATTACCCAATATTGATACACCCGTAACAAACGAAACAGCTGATGAACCCGTACTGTCCGATGCAAAAAGTGTTGAGGTATTAATCGGAAATACTTCAGCTACAGTAACCCACCAACTGTTCACCAGTAACACTGACCCACCCACATCTGATGTGAATATTCCATTCACAGTGTCTTCTGCCTATGTGCCCATTCACAAAGACAAAATCAAAAAAGCAATTGAAGTTATGGGAAGATCTACGCTTTCGAAGATTCAACGACTAAACGCTGATTTGTCTCATGAGGAGCAGGTTCTTCAATATTTCTACAAAGAGTTTATTCGCCCTTTTACGACCTTCGCAAATAACTCATTTGAGGACGACCACattgaacaaaatgcaatggTTGAAATTGAGGAGGATGACACAATAATGGGAGAGTTATTGATCGATAATGACGGAAACGTAACCATCTCGGCGGCTCAATATTTTGAGGAAAAGGATGTGATTCGTTCCTTGAAAGAATCGATGGCAAGCAGTGACATAACCACAGACACAGACACCGAAGCACTCAATAATTCCGTTTCAATGAGCTTTGGCACTACTGAAAATATATGCGTTG acTCAACTTCTGGTCACCCTGTTCCCAACATTCTCAGAGATACAACAAACGTTGTATCGCAAACAAGGAAGAAAAGTATTTCCGAATTTCTTAAGATTCCACCAACCCCTCGACGAAGCGCGAAGCATCGAAGCTATACCAAAAAATACTTTCCCGTTCTGACGGCCGGAGAACGTATTGAGGAAATAAGAAAAGCAGAGcaagaaaaacaagaaaatgaaattcaaaagaaaattaGAGCAGCAGAACGAACAGAAGCTAGAAGAAGAACCGAAGAAGCCAAGAAGGAGCGGGCCGAGAAACGAAAGCAAAAAAAGTTGAATGAGGAATCagtgaaagaagaaaaagaaaattgtaaTTCGAAGAGAATTCGAAAAGCGACTACTACAACTCAGAGAGTAAAGTCGAAGAAGTTGAAAACAGAACATTAA
- the LOC134206063 gene encoding uncharacterized protein LOC134206063, translating into MNTTASHCLSCERSDKADNLVQCNKCDGQQLAILEEQLVEEENRSIRSRVSATQARDNTRKWVDASGRTDGANNSVATTSAHIVPTTSTSSQQHPTTASEEYIEAATVTSECDVATPFEPVENQTTPVAIVTGAGTTAAPEILPTCRPVEADFNASSTAVRVLGVDNERRFTSTTSGVRLDATVSKTERIGPGQGPPTGIVPLVHQQTVVPVSIESQRDHQTRNDTGTALNDNHFAMTSRAGGQGKTSINTGWSTANQERESKKSKA; encoded by the exons ATGAATACAACAGCTAGCCATTGTTTATCATGCGAGCGATCGGACAAAGCCGATAATCTGGTTCAATGCAACAAATGTGATGG ACAGCAGTTGGCCATTCTAGAAGAGCAGCTAGTAGAAGAAGAGAATCGCAGCATCAGGAGCAGAGTAAGCGCCACACAAGCTCGCGATAACACTAGGAAATGGGTCGATGCGTCGGGTCGGACAGATGGAGCAAACAACTCAGTAGCTACCACGTCGGCTCACATCGTTCCCACAACGTCTACTAGTTCCCAACAGCATCCAACAACCGCTTCAGAGGAGTATATCGAGGCTGCAACGGTCACCTCCGAGTGTGATGTAGCGACACCGTTCGAACCCGTCGAAAACCAGACTACACCAGTGGCGATCGTAACAGGGGCTGGGACCACAGCTGCTCCAGAAATCCTACCGACCTGCCGGCCTGTTGAGGCCGATTTCAACGCGTCGTCGACGGCAGTCCGAGTGCTAGGCGTGGACAATGAGAGACGATTTACCTCTACCACTTCAGGAGTACGACTTGATGCGACCGTATCCAAAACCGAACGAATTGGTCCAGGACAGGGACCACCAACCGGAATTGTTCCTTTAGTACACCAGCAGACGGTGGTACCAGTTTCTATTGAATCGCAGCGAGACCATCAGACACGGAATGATACGGGAACCGCCCTGAACGACAATCATTTTGCCATGACGTCACGCGCAGGAGGGCAAGGTAAAACCTCCATCAATACAGGTTGGTCAACAGCGAATCAG GAAAGGGAGAGTAAAAAATCGAAAGCATAG